The sequence GAGGAGATCCTCCTGGCCGGACGCCTGAGGACCCTGGAGCGTCCCGCGCATCTGGAGGGCGTCGATCTCCAGGCGCTGGCCGCCGAGGAGGCGGCCCGAGCCGGAGCCGTGTTCGTGGGCGGACCGATGACGGTGGAGGGCGAATGCCGCCTGCTCGCCCGCCTGATACGCAATCTCCTCGAAAATGCCACGCGCCATGCGCCGGGAACCTCCACCCTTGTGGATCTGGAGGCCGCCGAAGGACGCGCGGTCCTGCGCGTCTTGGACCGCGGCCCGGGCGTGGCGGAGACGGAGCGGGAGCGTATCTTCGAGCCCTTCTATCGCCGCCCAGGAGGTTTCGCGAGTGGGGAAGGAGATGATCGGAAGGGCAGCGGCCTGGGCCTCAGCCTGGTGCGCCAGATCGCGCGGCGCCACGGCGGCGAGGCGAGCTGCCGGCCGCGCGACGGCGGCGGAAGCTGCTTCGAAGTGAGTCTGCCGCTCCGGCAGCAGCAGTGGCAGCCCGCGCCGCGGTGATCGCGGTCGTGCGCGAAAACGATTGTCCCGCCACTGGCACGACGTCGCGCGGTTGGACGTGGCGGGATACGCCGGCAAGGCCCTCACCGACCGCGCGCTCGCGTTGTCGGTGGCCCGGCACAAGGGGACGTTCTTTCGCGAGAAGGACGTTGCGGGCCGGTGGATAGATTATGAGACCGCCGTTTCGGGCGGGCTGCAACTGGTCCCGGACGGCTTCGCTCTGGACGCGCTCGGTGAGGACTACGGCAGAATGGTCTCAGACGGCATGCTGTTGGGCGATGCCGAACCGTTCGATGCGCTCATCGAGCGTTGCCGTGACCTTGAGGCGAGGGCCAATCTGGGCTGAACCTGAAAATGCCGTAGCGTTCACCCGACCAACGCCCCGAACCCCACCCCTGTCAAAATCGCGCCCGCGACCCCGAATCCCATGTAGGCGGCGAACTTCGGTCAGACTCGCGACGGCATGTTAGGCTACTACAAGTCCGGCACCAGCACCGGCTTGAGCGCCTCCCCGTCCCGGATCAGCTCGAACCCGCGTGGCGCTTCGGAAAGCGGCAGGACGTGGCTTCGGACCGGGGCGAGATCGACGGCGCCGGCCGAGAGCAGTTCGGTAGCGCGCTGCCAGGTCTGCCAGATCAGGCGCCCGTGGATGTTGTGCATGACCGGGCATTTGAGCAGCCAGTAGGTGAAGTCCACGGGGATGGCCGACGGCGGCGCGCCCACCAGCCGGAAGTCGCCGCCCTTGGCGAGGGAGGCGAAGACCGCGTTGAAGCCGGCTTCGGTGCCCGAGAATTCGATGCCGGCATCGGCGCCCGCACCGCCGGTCATGTCGCCCACCACGCTCGCCAACTCCTCGTTGCCGGCATCCACCGCGCGGTCGGCGCCCATGGTCTCGGCCGCGCGGAGACGGAGCGGGTTGATGTCGCAGGCGATGACCTTGACGGCGCCCAGGGCACGCGCGGCCGCCACCGCCATGAGCCCGATGGGGCCGCACCCGTTCACCAGCACGGACAGCCCCGAGACGCCGGCGCCCGCGAGGCAGGCGTGGACGGCGATGCCGAAGGGTTCGAGCATGGCCGCGGTTTCGTGGGGAAGGCCGGGCGGATTCGCCCACGCGATGGACGCGGGCACGGTCAGGTACTCGGCGAACGCGCCGTCGATGTCGATGCCGGGGTAGCGGGTGTTCTCGCACAGATGGGCGCGCCCGAGCCGGCAGGACCGGCAACGGCCGCAGAAGATGTGGCTTTCGAGGCTCACCCGGTCGCCGGCCGCGAGACCTTCGACCCCAGGGCCGGCGGACTCGACGGTGCCCGACGCTTCATGCCCCAGGACCCGCGGCAGCACCATGCGGCGCGCCATGCGCGGTGCCCAGTTGTAGATCTGCAGGTCGGTGCCGCAGATCCCGGCGGCGCCCACCCGGATCAATATCTCGCCGGGGCCGGGTTCGCGCGGCTCCGTCTCGCGGACCGCGATGCCGCCCACCTCCGGCGCGATCTTCTGAAGGCTCAGCAACGGGCTCCCTACAGGTGATAGATGTCCACCGGCCCTTCGAGCCGGTCGTCGATGAAGATGATCTTCTTGCGCGCGATCTTGAGCGCGCCGTCGATACGCAGGAACGTGTAGTCGTAGCGGCTGCCGCGGGTCTGTGCCCCCTTCTTGCCGTAGACGTGCACGATGCAGTTGGCGGTGGCCTCGACCGCGTCGCCCTCCGCGCGTTCCACCAGCACGTTGCCGATGACGTGCACCGTGCGGTCGAGTGGCAGCGAGGCCCAGGACTGGCGCGACTCGATGCGGAACACCCGGTCTTCGAGCCGGCCGCGGTCCTTGAGGTAGAGCAGGTTGAGCTGGGTCTCGGGATCGGTGGTGGTCTCCTCCTCGCTGGCCCAGGCCGGAGCCCAATACACGGCGTCCTCGGCGTAGAGTTCCAGCCACTCCTGCCAGCGGCGCCGGTCCAGCAGCATGGCCTCGCGGCTGATCAGCGCCGCCACCTCGCGCTCCAGCGCGGCGTCGATGCCGTTCGTGCTCATCGGGCGTCCTGTCCGGCCAATGCGCCGCCCGCTCCGTTCTCGATCCGCTCCAGCCACGCCCGGTAGAAGCCGTGGAACATTCCCTCGTGCTCCCAGTCCGGGCAGGACGCCGCCGCCTCGAAGCCCAGTTCCCGGGCGTCCCGGTCGGGGCCGGCGACCATGACGTCCATGCCGCGGGTCATGTCGTTCCACTGGCTCGGCGGTCCCAGCGAGCCGTGCTGGATCGCTTCGAGCGCGGCGGCATCGTCCGACGTCGCCATCCCGGCCGTCAGGTAGAAATCCTCGAACTTCCTGAGGCGCGCGGCCCGCGCCGTGTCGCTCTCTCCCTTGGGCGCGATGCAGTAGACCGTGACCTCCGTCAATCGGGGCGACACCGGCTTCACGAACCGGATCTGCGTCGACGGGTTGTCCATCAGCATCACGTTGGGAAACAGGTATAGGTTGCGGCCGCGGTTGAGGATCCAGTCCACTTCCGCCGGCTTGAGATTCTCTTCGAGCCACGCCCGCGCTTCGTAGATCGGGCGGACGTGCGGCGTGGTGTGCAGCGCCCACAGCCCCATGTGCCCGTTGCCCAGGTCGTAGGTGCCGCTGGGCACCTTGCCCTTGATGCGCCCGGACTCGGTCCGGCGCATGCCGCCCGTGGCGTCACGGGCGTCGCGCTGGGCCACGGTGGAGGCGAACACGCTGTGGAGGGTGGTCACGTGGTAGCCGTCGACGCTGTTCTCGGCCTGCAGCTTCCAGTTGCCGTGGACCGCGTAGGTGGAACAGCCGGGCACCACCTCCATCCCGTCCCGTCCCTGATCGGCCAGCAGGTCGATCCAGCGCGCCGCGGCCCCCAGATGGTCCCGGAGCGCGGGCACATCGCTTCTCAGGCTCCCGAACACGAACCCCTTGTAGGAGTCGAGGGCGCCGATCCGCTGGAGGTTGAAGCGTTCGCGCGCCCCTTCCGTGACCGGATAGCCGAGCTCCTCGTTCTTGATCTTGATGCAGTGTCCGGCGCGGTCGTACACCCAGCCGTGGAAACGGCAGGTGAGCACGTTGGCGTTCCCCCGCTTGAGCGGTGTCAGCACCGCGCCCCGATGGGAGCAGACATTGAGGAAGCAGCTCAGCGATCCATCCCGCTGGCGCATCACGAAGACCGGCTGGCGGCCGATTTCCGTCGACCAATAGTCGCCCGGCCTCTCCACCTGGCTTTCGTGGCAGAGAAAGACCCAGCCGCCCTCGAAGATGCGCTCGATCTCCGCCTCGAAGACCGCCTCGTCGGTGTAGACTGCCCGGTCGACGCGGAAGACTCCCTCGTCGACCCGGTCGTCCACCAAGTGGCGAAATCCGTTTCTGTCCGCGCCACGGTTCATCTCGTCCCTCGTCCGTTCATTCGGCGGCATCGCCGTGCGTTGCCCCGTGACTGTAGTCCGGGTACACAATTGCATGTTAAACGCTACGAGTCCACTTTTGACACGGACGACTCGGATACCTTTGTTTTCAATACGAAATATTACCGTAGGTTGCATAAAATATTGTCAGAATGAATAATGAGCCGAGGAACAAACGCCGAAACTGCCAAGGAATTGACAAGGTTGGATTGAATGACGGAAAGCGTTTCCATTCTCGCCATTGGTGACGTGCATTTGGGCACGGTCTGTTCGGGCGTGCCCGAAGGGATCGCGGCCCGCGGCGTCGACCCGAATGCGTTGACGCCGGCCGCCGCCCTTGGGCGTTGCGTCGACCTGGCGATCGCCGAGCAGATCGACGCCGTGCTGTTCGCCGGCGACGTGGTGGAGAGCACCAATGCCCGGTTCGAGGCCATGGCGCCCCTTGAGGAATGCGTCCGGCGTCTGGTGGATGCCGGAATCGATGTGATCGCGGTTGCCGGCAACCACGACGTCGAGGCCTTGCCGCGCCTCGCGGCCCTGATCGACGGCTTCACGCTGTTGGGCGCAGGCGGACGGTGGCAAACGCAGACGTTGCTGAAGGACGACGCTCCGGTGGCGCAGGTAGTGGGCTGGTCCTTCGGTCAATCTCGTGTGCACCACAGCCCGGTGGCGGAGCTTCTGAAGCAGCGGCCTTCCGAGCCGTCACCGATTCCCAGGATCGGTCTGCTGCACGCGGATCTGAACGCAACCGGCGGACCCTACGCGCCCATCCGGCAGTCCGAGCTGGACGATACCGGGTACGGGGCCTGGCTTCTGGGTCACATCCACAAGCCCTCGCTCCAGAATCTCTCCGGGTCGCCAGCGACCCGGCCGTGCGGCTATCTGGGTTCCCTCGTCGGGCTCGACGCCTCGGAAACGGGTCCTCACGGCCCTTGGCTCCTGCGGGTGTCCAACGACGGCAACATCGAATGCAGGCAGATCCCGCTGGCGCCCCTGCGATGGGAAGAGCTGGTCGTGCGCGTGGACGGGCTGGAGCATGTCGACGATGTCCAGGACCACTTGATGAGCGAGGCGGAGCGACTCGTAGGCCGGCTCGGGGAAGACGCCACTCTTCCCCGAGCCCTCGGTCTCCGCGTGCAACTGGCGGGGACCAGCGCATGCCATGAGGAGATCCGGCAGTGGGCCGCCGCCGGCGAGTGGAGTTCGATGGGGCGGGTCGTCGAGGGCACGGCCGTCTTCGTCAACAGGGTCATCGACGCCATGGAGTCGCGGTTGGACCTTGCCGAGATCGCGTCGGGAGACGATCCCGCCGCCCTGTTGGCGCAACGCCTCCTGACGCTGGGGCGCCACGATGACCGATCGCGGATACTGCTCGACGAGGCGCGCGCGGATCTGGACCCACTCGCGCGGGAACTCGTGTGGCAGCCCGTCGAGGAACACCGCCATGCCGTGGACCCCCTGTCGGACGAGCCCTTGCGCGAGGTCCTCCTGAGGGCGGGAACGGCGGTGCTCAGCGCCATGGTCGCCGGCCGCGAGCAAGGCGGTTCCACGTGAAACTGAAACGGCTGGCCATCAACCGGCTTCCCGGCATCAGCCAACCCTATGAGATGGAAGCGCTCGGCGCGGGTTTCCACGTCGTGTTCGGGCCCAACGGCATCGGCAAGTCGAGCATCTGTCGCGCCGTCGAGGCGCTTTACTGGGAAGACCGGCATCCTTCCCCGCTGACGTCCGTAAGCGGGGAGTTCGACTGGGACGGCGAATCGTGGTGGGCGCAACGCGATGGCATGCGCGTCACCTGGCAGCGGAACGGCACGCCGGACGTTTCCCCGACCCTTCCCGCGTCCCATCATGACCGCTGCTTCTTCCTGCGCCTCCGGGAACTCATCGAGCCGTCGCGGGACGGCGCCGCCGACGTCGCCGCGGAGATCCGGCGTCAGATGTCCGGCGGATTCGATCTGGACCGGATCGCCGCCGACCTCTTCACGGGCGTGACCCGCGCCCTCGGCCGGCGCGAACGCAACAGCTTCAACAAGGCGGCGGACGACGTGCAGCAGGAGGTCGCGCGGCAGAACGGTCTCCAGGGGCGCGCGGATGAACTCGGAAGGTTGCGCAGCCTCCTCGAAGAGACGGAAGCGGCGGTCCGCCGGCGGGCTTTCGTGGAGCGCGCCATCGGGCTTGCGCGCCGGCGGAACGAACTCGCCCGCGTCCTGGAGCAGATCGCGGCCTTGCCCGCGCCGCTGGCGCGGCTGACCGGAAAAGAGGCCGAGGAGGTCAGGCGCCACCAGCATCAGGCGGACACGTTCGTCGAACGGGTGCGTTCCCTGGAACAGGACTTGCGCCGGGCGCGCGAGACCCGGCAGGAAACCGCGCTCGACCGCCCCGTCGAACAGGCCGACCTTGCGGCGTGGCGCCAGAAGGCGGACGACCTGCGCCGTATCGAGCTGGACCTCGACACGGCACGAAGCGAACGCAGGGCCACCCGGAGGGAGCTTGCCTCGGCGTTGCTGGCCATCGGCGGCACGGACATCGACAAGATCTCGCTCACGCTGTCCGAACATGGGGAGCTGTTCGACTTCCTGCGTTCCAGCCAGGTCCACGGCGCCCGCGTGGGCGCCATCGAGGAACGGCTGCGGTTGATCGAGCGCGCCGGCGAACCCGAGGACGCCGCGCAACGACTCGAGTCTTGTCGAGACGCAACGGAAGCCTTGCGGTCGTGGCTGCGCATACCCGAGCCGGACGGTTTCCTGCGCCGGCTTCGCACCCGGTGGCCGTGGTTGCTGTTGGCCCTGGCATCGCTGTTGGCCGGCCTCGGACTGGCTTCCCTGGACGATCCCACGGCGAATTTCCTCGGACCGATCATGAGCGAGCTTGCCGCACAAATAGAGGTGCCGCCCGGGCTCGTCGGGTATTCGGGATGGCTGGGAGGCTTGGGCGGCGCACTCGCCCTGGCCGTGCTCCTGTTCGGCCAGGGGCGGGGCTCCAATGCCGCCAGGAAGGCCGCGCGGGCCGAATACGAACGGCTGGCTCTCGAAGGACCCGGCAAGTGGGACCCTCCGTCCGTGGAGGTGCGGCTGCGCCAACTGGAACGCGACGCCGCGGCCGTCGAGTCGTCTCTGCAGCGGGCGCGTGACCGCGACGTGGAACGGCAGACACTCGAGAACGAGTTGGAGGTGTTGTCCGAACAGGAGGCCGCCATTGAGGCCCGCCGGGAGGAAATCCAGGGCAGGCTGGGCGTGGATTCGCTGCCGCGCGACGCGGAGCTCGTGGACTTCGCGCGCGCTCTGGACCAACTCCGCCAGGCCCGTGCCGGCGACGAAGCCGCGGCGGGCAAGGTGGAAGGGCTCGATCAGAAGTACAAGGCTCTGCTGGAGGAGTTGGCAGCCGGCCTGGAGAAGCACGGCGAGCTCGCGCCCGGTGACGCCGCCACGGCGGCCGCGCGGCTCCATAACCTCGTGGACCGGAACGCGCGGCTGGAGAAGGCGCTCTCGGACGAACGCAACATGGCCGTCCAGATCGAGGAGAGCACGGCCGACCGCGAGGCAACCCTCGGCGCCATTCGGCGGATCTACTCCGAGTCCTCGCTGAACGACGGGGACATGGACGGCCTCCTGTCGCTGCTCAGCTCGTTGGAGCGTTATCGCGCTCTGGTCAGCGAGCAGACCAGCCTTGAAGGCCAGATCGGACTGGACCGCGCGGAGCTCGACAAGGCGGGGGAGTCGGACCTGGCCGGATGCGATGAGCCGGCCCTCGATCGGATCAGGGACGAATTGTCGGGGCAGGACACGAAGGCCGAGGAGTTGAGGAACGAGATCGCCGCGATCACCGCCGAGTTGAACGCGGCCAGGAGCGGCAAGGGCATGCAGGATCTCCTCGCCGCTCGCGAAGCCGCCCGCGCCAGGTTGCGGGACCTCCGCGACCAGGCGCTGTACGCGAAGGCGGGGAGATGCCTCATCCACGCGGTGGAAGAGGAGTATGAGCACAAACGGTTGCCGCACGTGTTCGAACGCGCCCGCAACCACTTCTCCGGGTTCACCCATCACCACTACCAACTGGAGCTGGACAAGGGCAGCGAGACTCCCCTGCTGTTCGCGCGCGAGTCGCGCAGCGGGGAAGCGCGGAGACTCGATGAGCTGTCGGACGGCACCCGCGCCCAGTTGCTGTTGGCCGCGCGCATCGCCTACGCCGAGGAAGTGGAACAGGGCAGGGTCCTGCCGCTGTTTCTCGACGAAGCGCTCGACCAGAGCGACCCCCAGCGGTTCGAGGCCATCGTGCGCAGCCTCGGGCGCGTGGCCAGGGAACAGGACCGCCAGATCTTCTATCTCACCAGCGATCCTGTGGACGTCGACCGCATCGAGGACGCGCTCGGCAAGGAGGATTGCCGCATCGCCGCCGCCATCGACCTGGGCCGGATCCGAACGAAGGCGGCAAGCGTCAGCGGACCGCAGGTTCTCCGCGTCGATCCGGGCCCGACGGTGCCGGCGCCGGACCATCTTTCGCTGGAGGAGTACGGAGCCGCGCTCGGCGTGCCGGAGTTCCGTCCGGACCAAGGCTACACCGAGCAGCATTTCTACTATTTGCTGTGGGAAGACCTGCACCTGCTGCGCGACTTCCTGTTGAACGGCATCGAGCGCGCCGGGCAGTGGCAGACGGTTTCAGGCACGCCGCTCGCCGAAACCCTCGGGTCCCGTTCGATCACGTCCGCGGAGATCACGTCGCGCCTGGAGCTGCTCGAGGCCTATTGCGACTTGTGGATGCAGGGAAGGAACCGGCCCGTGGACCGCGCCGCGCTGGAAGCCTGCGGCGTGCTCACCGAACGCTACCTGGAGGACGTCGTTTCCATCGCAAGGGAGCTGGACGGCGACCCGAAGAAGCTCCTCGCCGCCCTCGACGAGGACAGGGACCCGCGGCTGCGCGGCTTCCGCCAGGCGAGCGTCGAGGGATTGCAACGCTATCTCGCCGAGGCCGGCTACCTCGACGAACGCCCCATTCTCACCGAAGCCGAACTCGCGCTGCGCGCACGCACCACCCCCGCCGCCGCCCGACTCCCCGACGGCGTCGCCAACGACTGCCTCCAACGTTGGTGGGGCTGGGCACAGAAATCATCCGAACCCGGTTCGCGATGACGGCGTCGCGGCGGAGCTGCTCAACACCTCGCCCCGTTGCGGGCGTGTCGGCTATGGCCCTCGAATATGGCTAGCTGCATGTGTTCGAGGACGGTAACGGTAGGATCCGCCGTTACGTTGAACACCATGTCGTGGCCGGGCGCAGGCTCAACCCGCCGGCGGAGACGGACCCGATGAAGGCGGTAGACGACCTACTCAGTGGACGCGGCACGCACGCTCTATCGACACTATAAAGTCGTCGATGTCGTTCTCGTCGACTACTCTGGTTGCAAACGGTGCATGTTCGAGGATCGTCTTGGCGATTTCGTAGGCACCGGAGAGTGAGCTGTCCTGAGGGCGGCCCAGCAGAAAGTACAGTTCGATTTCCTCGCTCGTGCCCTCGGCGACGGCCGCCAGATGGCCGCGCCACCGGCGTGCCTTGTCCTTGATGCCGTCTGCATCGGCCATGTCCAGCGACACTGGTTCGTAGGCATGCCACCGTCCGTTCTGCCAAGCCTTCTCGAACTCGATCTGGTCTTGGGTACCCACCACAGCCTTGGGCTTGAACGGGACGTTGACGCCGCGCTCCAGGAGCTTGTCACGGACAAGTCGCCAGACATCGTCGTCGGATCGGCGCCTGACTGGCCTGGAGTCGTACCGGGTGACGTAACGTTCATAGAGGCGGTCCAATGTCCTGGCGGGGTCAGTCGTCATCCCTGTGCCTGTTGGCGACCATTGCAAGGCGCTGTCGTCGTCGGGCAGTACCTTCAACGCGTGAGCCCGGGCGTCGGTGTGGACGTCGAACAAAGGCAAGTAGTCGGCCTGCTTTGCGACGGTAGAGAATCCGCGGCGGACCGCCTGCATGGCACTGGTGAAGGCTTCGCGGTCGAGATCGGGGAAGGTCTGTTTCAGGCGACCCACCGTCCTGCGAGTCCGAACCCTCAGGAAACTGGCCGCGGGTGCATGCATCACGACACCGACATTGAGCGCCTCCCCGGAAACCACGTCGTGGACGTAGCGGAGCACGGTATAACTGTAGGCTTGCTTCTCGGTCATTGCAGTATCCGCCTTGTCTCAGCGATTATGCTATCTAAATTGTCTCTCGCATTCCGAACCCGGTCAAAGGTGTCGGCACAGGTAGCTTCAGATCGGTCGCCAGGCAGGTCGCCACAACCTCCCGGGCCAAGCTGGTCACCCCTTCGAAACAACCCGCGGAGAGTTTGCAAAACACCTCGATGGCTCCATCAGTATCTGCCCCGCAGAGCATCAGAACGGGTTTCGTGCGTCCCGATGTTGCTTGGCGTAGGATCTCGTCGGCGGTTACGCGACCGAGCATCCGGTCTCCCCACCGAACACTTCGTGCAGCATGGCCGGGATGAGCGTGTCTAATCCCGGTCCTTACTCTCCGGCATACACCCGTTCAATCGCCCCCAGCGCCTCCTCCACCGCCACATCCGCTCCCTCTTCCCGCAGGATCTGTCCCAGCGCCTCGATCAGTGCCACGACGTTCTCTTTCCGGCTCGACTCGCCCATGAGGCCGATGCGCCAGGTCTTGCCGGCGAGGGCGCCGAGGCCGCCGCCGATTTCGATGTTGAAGTCGAGGAGCAGGCGCTTGCGGATGGCGCCGTCGTTGGCGCCTTCGGGGATCTTGACGCTGTTGAGCATCCACAGGCGGTGGCCTTCCTGGGAGGCGAGGGGGATGCCGAGGGCCTCCAGGCCGGCGACGAGGGCGCGGTGGTTCAGCTCGTGGCGCGCGAAGCGCGCTTCCAGGCCTTCGCGCTCGATCTCGCTGAGGGCGGCGTGGAGACCGTAGTTCATGGAGATGGGGGCGGTGTGGTGGTAGGCGCGCTCCTCGCCCCAGTAGCGCGCGATCATGGTGAAGTCGAGGTACCAGCTCTTGACCTTGCTCTTGCGCCGCGCCAGCTTGTCGCGCGCCGCCGGGCCGAAGGACACGGGCGACAGCCCCGGCGGGCAGCTCAGGCATTTCTGGGTGCCGCTGTAGGCGGCGTCGACGTTCCAGGCGTCGAGGGTCACGGGGCATCCCCCCAGCGAGGTCACGGTGTCCAGCACCAGCAGGGCGCCGGCGTCGTGGGCGAGCCGTGAAATCTCTTCCACCGGCTGCAACACGCCGGTGGAAGTCTCGGCGTGCACCAGGGTGACGATGTCGACCTTGTGCTCCTTGAGGGCCTGCTCCACCTGCTCGGGCCGGATGATCTCGCCCCACGGAGCCTCCACCTTGACGAGGTTCCCGCCCAGGCGCTCGACGATGTCGGCCATGCGCGTGCCGAAGACGCCGTTGATGCACACGAGCACGGTGTCGCCCTCCTCGACGAGGTTCACGAGGCAGGCCTCCATGCCCGCGCTGCCGGTGCCCGACACCGGGAAGGTCAGCTCGTTCTCGGTGTGGAACAGCCGGCGCAGCATGGCCTTGTTCTCTTCCATGATCTTGAAGAATTCCGGGTCCAGGTGGCCGACCACCGGGGCCGACAGTGCTTCCAGCACCGTCGGGTGGGGGTTGCTGGGGCCGGGTCCGAGGAGGATTCTCTTGGGCGGATTGAGCGGTGAAGCCATGCGCGTGCTCCTGTGGGTTGTTGGGGACGGCTCGGTTGTGAGCAGTGCCGGGCGCGGTGTATTCTGCCAAGCGGTTTATCACGGTACGCTATAACAACCGTGTACTGTACCATCAACACACCTGGGAGCCACGGTGCGCCTCCCGCACGCTCCCGCCCGGCTTGAATGGAACTCCACCAGAAACTCGCGGAGACCCTGCTCAGGGATGAACTTCTGGTTCCCGGTGACGCCGTGCTCGTCGGCGTCTCCGGCGGACCGGATTCGGTGGCGCTGCTTCACCTTCTGACGGAGGTCGCGCCGGCCCTCTCGCTGTCGTTGGAAGTGGCCCACGTGGAACACGGAATTCGCGGAGCCCGGAGCCGGGAGGACGCGGAGTTCGTCCGGCGCATGGCGGCCGGGCTGTCGCTGCCGTTCCATGTGGCTCGACTGGACCTGCACGGTGCCGAATACCGCGAAGCGGCAAGTCGGGATGCTCCTGATGCGCGTGCCGAACACCTGGAAGCCCGCGCCGGGGACCGGGAAAGCACGGGAAACCTGGAAGCCCGGGCGCGTACGGAACGCTACCGCTTCTTCGCACGGGTGGCGGCGGAGCGTTGTCTCGCCAAGGTCGCGGTGGGGCACAACCGCGGCGACCAGGTGGAGACCATGCTGATGTGGCTGCTCCGCGGCTGCGGTCCCGAGGGACTGGCGGGCATGCCGGCGGCGCGGCCGCTGGACCGGGCCCCGGCCGGCTCCGAGGGTCCGTGGCTCATCCGTCCGTTGCTGGACGTCCCCCGCGACGAGATCCTCGGGTATCTGGAAAGCCGCGGGCTGGAGCACCGGGAGGACGACACCAACCGCGACACCCGTTATCTGCGGAACTGGATCCGCCGGACCCTGTTGCCGCAACTGCGGGAACAGACGGACGGCGGGCTGGAGCACCGCGTTGCCCGGCTGGGCGGCATGCTGCGGTCCGACAACGTGCTGCTGGAGCGGCGGGTGGCCGAGGGCTACCCGCGGGTCAGCCGCGACGACGTGCTGGACCGGGCCGCCTTTCTCGGGGTCGAGCCCGAGCTGCGGCCCCGAATGGTGCGATTCTGGCTGAGGCGGGTCACGGGCAC is a genomic window of Deltaproteobacteria bacterium containing:
- a CDS encoding alanine--glyoxylate aminotransferase family protein, with the protein product MASPLNPPKRILLGPGPSNPHPTVLEALSAPVVGHLDPEFFKIMEENKAMLRRLFHTENELTFPVSGTGSAGMEACLVNLVEEGDTVLVCINGVFGTRMADIVERLGGNLVKVEAPWGEIIRPEQVEQALKEHKVDIVTLVHAETSTGVLQPVEEISRLAHDAGALLVLDTVTSLGGCPVTLDAWNVDAAYSGTQKCLSCPPGLSPVSFGPAARDKLARRKSKVKSWYLDFTMIARYWGEERAYHHTAPISMNYGLHAALSEIEREGLEARFARHELNHRALVAGLEALGIPLASQEGHRLWMLNSVKIPEGANDGAIRKRLLLDFNIEIGGGLGALAGKTWRIGLMGESSRKENVVALIEALGQILREEGADVAVEEALGAIERVYAGE
- a CDS encoding aromatic-ring-hydroxylating dioxygenase subunit beta, which produces MSTNGIDAALEREVAALISREAMLLDRRRWQEWLELYAEDAVYWAPAWASEEETTTDPETQLNLLYLKDRGRLEDRVFRIESRQSWASLPLDRTVHVIGNVLVERAEGDAVEATANCIVHVYGKKGAQTRGSRYDYTFLRIDGALKIARKKIIFIDDRLEGPVDIYHL
- a CDS encoding HAMP domain-containing sensor histidine kinase is translated as MRKRLFLRIYLALLGTVVLFGVLVSVAWWLGHLDRPARVLPHTPEFGFVAALVILALAVAIAAYPVARRLTRRLERLRTRVDALGAGDLATRVEVEGNDEVAELARSFNRSSERMQALVNAQRDTLAAASHELRSPLARIRMAVELLPANGDPSLRVRVERDIRELDDLIEEILLAGRLRTLERPAHLEGVDLQALAAEEAARAGAVFVGGPMTVEGECRLLARLIRNLLENATRHAPGTSTLVDLEAAEGRAVLRVLDRGPGVAETERERIFEPFYRRPGGFASGEGDDRKGSGLGLSLVRQIARRHGGEASCRPRDGGGSCFEVSLPLRQQQWQPAPR
- a CDS encoding Rieske 2Fe-2S domain-containing protein — translated: MNRGADRNGFRHLVDDRVDEGVFRVDRAVYTDEAVFEAEIERIFEGGWVFLCHESQVERPGDYWSTEIGRQPVFVMRQRDGSLSCFLNVCSHRGAVLTPLKRGNANVLTCRFHGWVYDRAGHCIKIKNEELGYPVTEGARERFNLQRIGALDSYKGFVFGSLRSDVPALRDHLGAAARWIDLLADQGRDGMEVVPGCSTYAVHGNWKLQAENSVDGYHVTTLHSVFASTVAQRDARDATGGMRRTESGRIKGKVPSGTYDLGNGHMGLWALHTTPHVRPIYEARAWLEENLKPAEVDWILNRGRNLYLFPNVMLMDNPSTQIRFVKPVSPRLTEVTVYCIAPKGESDTARAARLRKFEDFYLTAGMATSDDAAALEAIQHGSLGPPSQWNDMTRGMDVMVAGPDRDARELGFEAAASCPDWEHEGMFHGFYRAWLERIENGAGGALAGQDAR
- a CDS encoding alcohol dehydrogenase catalytic domain-containing protein; this encodes MLSLQKIAPEVGGIAVRETEPREPGPGEILIRVGAAGICGTDLQIYNWAPRMARRMVLPRVLGHEASGTVESAGPGVEGLAAGDRVSLESHIFCGRCRSCRLGRAHLCENTRYPGIDIDGAFAEYLTVPASIAWANPPGLPHETAAMLEPFGIAVHACLAGAGVSGLSVLVNGCGPIGLMAVAAARALGAVKVIACDINPLRLRAAETMGADRAVDAGNEELASVVGDMTGGAGADAGIEFSGTEAGFNAVFASLAKGGDFRLVGAPPSAIPVDFTYWLLKCPVMHNIHGRLIWQTWQRATELLSAGAVDLAPVRSHVLPLSEAPRGFELIRDGEALKPVLVPDL
- a CDS encoding DNA repair exonuclease, with product MTESVSILAIGDVHLGTVCSGVPEGIAARGVDPNALTPAAALGRCVDLAIAEQIDAVLFAGDVVESTNARFEAMAPLEECVRRLVDAGIDVIAVAGNHDVEALPRLAALIDGFTLLGAGGRWQTQTLLKDDAPVAQVVGWSFGQSRVHHSPVAELLKQRPSEPSPIPRIGLLHADLNATGGPYAPIRQSELDDTGYGAWLLGHIHKPSLQNLSGSPATRPCGYLGSLVGLDASETGPHGPWLLRVSNDGNIECRQIPLAPLRWEELVVRVDGLEHVDDVQDHLMSEAERLVGRLGEDATLPRALGLRVQLAGTSACHEEIRQWAAAGEWSSMGRVVEGTAVFVNRVIDAMESRLDLAEIASGDDPAALLAQRLLTLGRHDDRSRILLDEARADLDPLARELVWQPVEEHRHAVDPLSDEPLREVLLRAGTAVLSAMVAGREQGGST
- a CDS encoding DUF3037 domain-containing protein, translating into MTEKQAYSYTVLRYVHDVVSGEALNVGVVMHAPAASFLRVRTRRTVGRLKQTFPDLDREAFTSAMQAVRRGFSTVAKQADYLPLFDVHTDARAHALKVLPDDDSALQWSPTGTGMTTDPARTLDRLYERYVTRYDSRPVRRRSDDDVWRLVRDKLLERGVNVPFKPKAVVGTQDQIEFEKAWQNGRWHAYEPVSLDMADADGIKDKARRWRGHLAAVAEGTSEEIELYFLLGRPQDSSLSGAYEIAKTILEHAPFATRVVDENDIDDFIVSIERACRVH